CCTTGCCCAGTGTTCCGGCCCGGCGAAGCAGGGTGACGCCGCGGGATTCCGGTCCCTCGGTCTCCGCCGGGGCGTTCGCGTCCAGGCCGTCGAGCGCGGCTGCCGCGGCGGCCGTATCCAGTCTCTGCAGCAGCAGGGCTTCCCGTGCCCTGCTGTCCGGGAGGTCCAGCAGGGCACGGGCCACATGCCGACAGCGCACCGAGATCGTTCCCTCGGCGCGGGCCGATCTGATCGCGAGCCACAGGCACGCGCGCATCGCCCCGGTCGTCCGGGGCAGCACCGGGTTGCTCTCCGAAGCCGATCCGCGCGAACCCAGGCCGAAGCGCCACCGTGCCTCACGCCACGCGGCATCGATCTCCGTGGCATCGGCTGCCGCACCGGCCGCGACCGGCTCGCCGTGCGCCTCGTCGTCGCTCACCCAACCCCGCCCCGCCCGGCCGGAGATGACGCCGCTGAGCGAACCGGCCTTCCGCATCCCCGGGGCGATCGCCGCACCGGCGTCCGTGTCCCCCATCACGAGCGCGCCCAGCAGGGTGTCCGTTCCCACGGCCGGCAACTCGAGCCTGACCGCACGACGCAGCGTCTCCACGAGGAGGTCCATGACGTCCGGCTCGAACTCCGTGGTCGCCCCGACCACGGCCGTGTCGTCGGCGTGTGCTGCGGTCGTTCCTCGCTGGTCCATCGGGCATTCCCCTCGAAGCGCGGTGTCCTGGTCGGAACGACGCTAGGCGCCGCCCTCGCGACACCGCATCGGCCGACCGGCCACACTCCCGGTCCGATCGGCCGACCGGCTGCGCAACACCACTGCCCCCCATGCACACACCGTCAGAGCAGAGTCGTCCCGCGAGTCTGGTGGCGCCCCAGGCCGAGCGAACCTGACGGCATTGCTCCGTGCCGGGGCCGAACGGCGCGGGGGCGGTGCGGGGGACGGGACGGGTCGGGACGTGGACGGGTTCGACGGTCTGGCCGGAAGAGCCCTCCCTCGGCTGAGCGGGACCATTTCCGGCAGAGCTCCGACCACGGTTCCACCGTCGCGCAGAGGCCGCGCACCACCGGGGGCGGAAGTACTCGCTTGCGCTCCTTCTCCCTCTACCCGAGTTCACCGAGACGGAGGGCGTCCCTTATCTCGCTGAGCTTCGCGGTCGTCGCCGGGGTCTGCTCCTGCGCTTGTTCAGCGAGTCGGAGGGCATCGTCGATCTCGCTGAGCTTCGCCGAGGACAGGACGGCCGCCCGCTCCATCAGGTCGTCCCGTGACACAGTGGTCAGCCATGTGCAAGGGGTGAAGCCCGGACGCGGGAACGCGAGCCGCAGCACGCCTTCGAACGGCACCCCTTCACCGATGCCCACCATCACTTCGATGCCCAGACCGCCGATGTCGACGCCCGCCGGAGCGACCACCTGCATCACCCGGATCCCGGACGGGTCGTCTCCCGACAGCAGTACGACCAACCTCCGCTCGTCGAACTGGACCCACCAGACCTCGCCACGTTGCACAAGTCCTCCAGACACAGGACGGCAGACAGACGCTGCGCGAGCCTGACGCGCTGTGGAGACGGGTGCGGCCACCGTTGATCATCGGTGTGTGAAGACTGAAGATCACGCGGTCGCCGCAGGTCACAGCGTAGACCCTGCCCACTGGGAGGAGGAGGTGTTCCAGGGCCTGACGAGTCGGCTGGCGGGACGGTGCACGCAGGTCGAATTCCGGCGCCGAACCTGGAAGTTGGTACTCGGCCTGCTGTCGGACCTGCCACGCCAGAACTGCTGGACCCTCGCCGAGTGATGCGGGAGCGATGCGTCGTCGGGTGGTTCCAGGGGCGTCTGGAGTACGGCCGCGTCCCTGGCCAACCGAAGCATCCTGGCCAATCCGAAGTGCCCCGACATCAAGGAGATCATCGACGAACGCATCAAGCACCGCGAGCAGTTCAGGCCCTTCGCCCCGTGGTCCTCGAACACCTCGTGCCCGACGTCTTCGCGCTCGGCAAGAAGAAGTCCTCGCCGTACATGACCTTCGTGGTTGCGGTGCGACCCGAGTGCCGGGACATGATCCAGGGTGCCTGCCACGTCGACGGCACCTCGCGGATCCAGACGGTCACCGAGCGGAGCAATCCGCTGCTCGCCGACGGATGCGCTGTCCTTCTTCCTCAAGACGGAGATGGATTATCTGTTCCTCGGAAACTTCCTGGTGTCGCGCGATTTGGGCGAGTGAGCGCCTTTCCGACCTCGATCGTTCGCAATTGCACTTCTGGGGGTTGGGCTACGATCTGTGCGATGGAAGGGAGACGCGAACAAGTGGCGCTTTTGGAGACTGATCCATTCGTCGGCAAACACTGCGAGTCGACCACCCTCGTGAATATTCTGCGGCAGCGAGAGATCGACTTGTCGGAGTCACTCGTCTTCGGCCTCGCCGGTGGCCTGTCGTTCATCTACTGGCGGACGAAGCAGATGCCGACACCGTTCATCGGTGGCCGGATCAAGCCGGACGCCTTGTCCGCCAATGTCGCCAATGCGCTGAACCTGCGGCTGTCCGTGCACGAGACCTCCTCGGTGAAACGGGCGAGGGAACAGCTGCTGGGAGAGCTTGATTCCGGATCCGTCGTCGGCCTCAAACTCGACCGCTACTTCCTCGACCACTCCACGGACGACTTCCGGTTCGCGGCCCACTATGTCGCTTGCGTCGGGTACGACGACGACCGTTTCGCCCTGGTCGAGACTCAGCCGCTCGGCCTGCAGTGGGCCTCCGGTGAATCCCTCGCGACCGCGCGAAACGCGCGAGGTCCGATGAGCTCGCGTAACCGTGCCTTCACCCTTGATCGCCCTCAGGGAGCCCTTCCTGATCTGGGGGAAGCCGCCCGTAAAGGCGTCAGAATGTCGGCGGAGAACTTTCTGAATCCGCCGATTTCGAACTTCGGGTTCAAGGGCATGCACAAAGTCGCCGACCTCATTCCGCAGTGGCTCGACGACCTTGAGTCGCCCGCGGACAGCCTTTCCGAGATCTGCACGATCATGGAGGACGCGGGAACCGGCGGAGGCCTGTTCCGCACGATGTGGGCGGAGTTCTTGGCGGAGACCGCCGACCTCACCGGTATCGACGCGTTCCGGGAGGTCTCCGACGCGTACCGCGAGGTGTCGAAGAAGTGGACCGAGGTGGCCGGGCTGTTGAATGAGGCGGGAGTCGAGTCGTCGCCGGAGTCCCTCCACAGCGCGTCAAGGCTGGTGCATGAGACCGCCGAGGAGGAGCAGCGGCTGATGAGCCGCCTCATGGAACTGTCGAGCTGACACTCGCGACCGGCCGCCTCTGCCGCGGTGGCGGGTCGGCGGATCCGGGCCCGCGGGCGTCCTGCCGCCGGCCGACGGTCGGCACGTACCAGCCCCGCGCCGACGGTGACCCCGCTACCCCGGCCGCGCCCCGTTGGACGCTACGGGTGCAGGTGGCGGCGAGGTTGTCGGCGTCGGCTGCGGGAAGCGTAAGGCCGGTGATCTTTCCTGCCGTACGCAGTACGGGTGAATGAGCTGATGGTTCGGTTCGGGGCAGGTGCCAGGTCTTCTACGGTTTCTGAACGAATCCGGGGGTGGTGGGGGAGGCCCTGCGGGTGGGGACCGGTGGAAAGGCGCACCTGATGTCAGGGTTGGGGAAGCCGCCGGACGTGCTCAGGGTCCGTGCGGGCTCCTGTCGTCGGACCGGGGCGTGGGCCTGGGGCGCGGTGGGAGCGGCCTGTCTTGTGGGAACAGTGCTGACGTACGGCGGGCTGTGGGCGGCCGGGAGCAGGGCGGCACGGATGATGGCCTTCGGGCCGTCCACCGGTTGCTGGGGGCTGGCGGGCTCCCTGGTGGCCCGTGCGTGGGGGGCGAGTGGACGGGTGAGGACGCGTCTACTGCTGTTGGGGGGTTCGGCGGTGGCCGGGGGTGTGTATCGCGGGGCGGTCACCGTGCTGTCGGCTCAGCCTCCGGGTTCGGGACGGGACACTCGGTCGTTGCTGGGTTCGGTGGTGGTCACCGGAGTGACGCTGACGGTCGGCCTGGGGATGGCCGGTCTGGTGGTCGCGGCCGATGCCGGTACAGGCCGGCACGTGTTGCTGCGGCGCGTGCTCGACGGGTTCGTCACAGCCGGGGCCGTCTTCATGACGGGATGGGTCCTGCTGCGGGGGGCCGGTGACGGCTGGCGGCTGGGGGCGGGGATGGTCGGTGTCCTCTGGGCCGCGGAGGTCGTGTTCCTGAGTTTCCTGTTCGCTCTGCGCCGTCTCGTCCGGAGCGACCAGAGAGTCACCTTGTGGGTCGGGATCGTCGGGTTGTCCCTCGTGCTGATCGGCGACACGCTGCGACTGTGGACGTTCGGCCCGGACGGGCCTGAGGTGATGTCCGGTCAGCTGGTCGACGCCTGCGCCACCGCGGGACTGCTGGTGGTTGCCGTCGGCCCCTGGGTGCCCGGCGGGGCGAGCGTCCTGGGCACCGCTCGGCCTGCGCTGCGATGGGGGATGGAGGGTGCGGCGGCGTTCATTCCCCTGACGGTCTGCACGGTCACGGTGCTGGGACATGTACTGGCGCCACCTGCCCGAGACCCGGTGCCGCTGTTGGTCGGCGGAACGGCGTTGCTGAGCCTCTGGGCACGCCAGAGGTTCCTGCCGAGCGAGAAGAAGACCAGAAACGACGACTGAGCCCTCGTGCGGCTGCCCTACCTGCGGTGTCTGCACTCCCTCAGGTACCTGGCTGGAGGCGGACGGCGAGGTCAGGGCGCGATCGGCGGCGCCCCAGGGATCGCAGCGCAGCGCACCGGCGCGGGCCACAGCGTGGCAGGGGCGCTGCGGCGCGACGGGCAGGGTGCGCCGCCATGCCCCTCGGTGACGTCCCCACACCCGTGACGGACACTCAACTCCCGTCCTGGACACGGCAGCCAGCCCCGCCGTGGGGCCTCCGCGTGAATGCCGGCCCGTCCCCGCAGCCACCACCAAAGCCACCGCCGGAGTGGTCGACGGTGGTCGAGGCCAGGGGTGGCCGCCAGGACCGGTGGCCACCCCCGCTACTCACTGCCCGTACGCGACAAGCAGGTTGGTGGCCGGAACCACCACGAGCCCGCCGCCCGCACCGAGACCGGTCAGTGGCTCGGACACGTTGTGCTCGTCGGGCTCGTCGATCGACGCGCCGACGTCGGTGGACCAGACAGACTGCCCAGTGGCACCGTTCAGCGCCCACAGCCGGCCGCTTCGCGAGCCGACGTAGACGTAGCCGTTGACGACGATCGGCGCCGTACTGATCTGGCCGTCGCCCTCGAACTTCCAGCGAGTGGCCAGAGTGCGGCTGTGCCGCTTCTGAAGGACGCCCTCATCGACGAAGTAGCCCTGGCGGCCGTCGAAGGCCGGTGCCGGTGACCAGCCCGCGGCCTCGTACGTGCCGCGGACCTTCCCGTCGGCGGCGTTGAGCACCGAGGGGACCATCCCGCCGTCGTCGCGAACCCAGACACCGCCGTCGGCGAGCACCGGGGTACGGCCCCCGCCGCCGGAGCAGTCCGTCTCGTGGTGCCAGATCGGGTCGCCCGACTTGGGGGCGAAGGCGTACGTCTGCTCGCAGGCGTAGGAGACGTAGACTCCGTCGGCCGTGACGGCAGGCGAGCTGTTGTCCCCATTTGCCACAGGCCGGGTCCAGAGCACCGCACCGCCGACAGCGTCCACCGCGTACAAGGTGCCGCCCGAGCCGGAGCCACCCGTGTACACCACGCCGTCGGCGAAAGTGGGCGGCGAGGTGAAGGAATACTGCCCAGGCAGCGTGACGGTCCAGATCTCCTTCCCGCTGGCCGGGTCGAACGCTGTCAGCACGCCGTCGTAGTTCTGGGCGTACAGCCGATCGCCCCCGTAGGCGAGCGCGGACCACCAGTAGGTGCCACCGAGATCCACGGGCGCCCAGGCGTCCTGGCCCGTGGCCGCGTCGATGGCGTAGAGGACGGTGCCGTACCCGTTCGGTGAGGCAGCGGTGGCGAAGACGCGCCCGCCGGCCACGATGGGATAGGAGACGTTCCCGCCCAGGTCGCGGGACCACCTCTTGCTGAGCGGCGGCGCGCCCACAGCGGTATCGACGAGACTGCCATCGTGCCGGGCGTTGATCTGGTAGGTGGTCGAGACTCCGGTCCGTATCGGTTGCGCGCTGACCGGCGTCACGAGCATGAGAACCGACAGTGCCACACCGAACAGGACGGCGATGGTTCTTCGAAGGTTCACTCAGACATCCCTCATCCTCCGGCATCGCCGTGGCGATGCGCGCGGGCGGACCGGCCTTGGGTGCGGTGGCCCGCTTTCAAGGCTCATCGTCCTGCAAGGACTTCCCAACCGCCTTCTATTTTTGCGTAGTTGGAGATCTCCGCGATCCCGCTCCGGAAATCGGGGCGGGGCGACGCGACGTACAGGCAGCGGCGGATTCGGCGCGTGCGGCGCATGCGGGGGAAGCCGTCCGGAGGGCGCCGACAGCGGCTGTGGCCGCGCATGGCGCGCACCGAGGCATGGAGTCGGTCGGCCGCAGGACCTGCCCGCGCGTTTCGGGGAGTTCGTCCGGCGCCGGCAAGGCGTGCTCGCTGGGGAACCGGTCAGAGAGCCGATGGACGTAGCGTCCGAAAACCGATCGTTGCGGGCGGCCCTGGCGCGGTGCCACTGCGGTCTCGGGCGGCGGTCAGGACTTCCGTACGTACTCTCCCGGTTCCGCGTCCGCGTCCATGCTGAACAGCAGCAGACGGCCGTCGCGGCCGACGGTGAGAGAGACCGAGTCGGGCTGGCGGCAGTCCTTGCCCGACTCCGCGGTGTACGCCGCCGGGCTGAGCGCCAGCACCGGGGACACGGCGCCGATGACGAAGGTGCTGTCGCAGTACTGCTCCGTGCCGTCCTGCACGGCCGCCGTGACCGACATCCGCACCAGGCGGCCCCCGACCGGGCCCTGGGTGATCCGGATCAACTCCTTCTCCCGATAGGTCATGTTGGCCGGTACCCAGGCGCCGACGTACTGGTCCGGCACCGCGTTCCGTCCGTCGGCCGACCGGTAGAAGTCGGCGGTCAGGCCCCCGGACTTCCACACCAGTACGTCCCGCGACTGCACCCGGAGAGTCTGCTGGGGGAGCGGTGTGCAGCGTCCCTGCGGTACCTCCGCGGTCACCTGGCCCTCGCCGACGACCAGTGTGTCGGCATCGGCGGAGAGCAGCCTGCCGCGTCCTGTGCACTGCAGATCGCCGCCGGTGTCGATGTACGCGGCGACCTTGTCGCCCGGCCTGCCGGGTGAGATTTCCAGCCGCAGTACCCGTTTCGGCAGTGCGGAATCGCCCTTGAGTACGCCTTCCCAGGCACCGACGAACCCGTCCGTGATGCCCGGCTCGGTACTCGGTGACCCCGAGTGAGAGGCTGACGCGGTCGCTGAGCGTGCGCCGCCCGCCGCGGAGTCCTTCTCGCCGCCCTGAAGCAGCGTCAGCGCTGTACCCGTGGCCACCGCGGCGAGTGCCACCACTCCGGCGAGCGCCGGCCGCCACCACCGCTTGGGCCGCGTCGGCGCCGGCGATCCCTGCGGCGGTGTCTCCACGACGAGTATCCGGGCGGCGAGCCGGC
The DNA window shown above is from Streptomyces sp. NBC_01451 and carries:
- a CDS encoding DUF4872 domain-containing protein, whose product is MVLEHLVPDVFALGKKKSSPYMTFVVAVRPECRDMIQGACHVDGTSRIQTVTERSNPLLADGCAVLLPQDGDGLSVPRKLPGVARFGRVSAFPTSIVRNCTSGGWATICAMEGRREQVALLETDPFVGKHCESTTLVNILRQREIDLSESLVFGLAGGLSFIYWRTKQMPTPFIGGRIKPDALSANVANALNLRLSVHETSSVKRAREQLLGELDSGSVVGLKLDRYFLDHSTDDFRFAAHYVACVGYDDDRFALVETQPLGLQWASGESLATARNARGPMSSRNRAFTLDRPQGALPDLGEAARKGVRMSAENFLNPPISNFGFKGMHKVADLIPQWLDDLESPADSLSEICTIMEDAGTGGGLFRTMWAEFLAETADLTGIDAFREVSDAYREVSKKWTEVAGLLNEAGVESSPESLHSASRLVHETAEEEQRLMSRLMELSS
- a CDS encoding carbamoyltransferase C-terminal domain-containing protein, with protein sequence MANPKCPDIKEIIDERIKHREQFRPFAPWSSNTSCPTSSRSARRSPRRT
- a CDS encoding type II toxin-antitoxin system PemK/MazF family toxin, whose amino-acid sequence is MQRGEVWWVQFDERRLVVLLSGDDPSGIRVMQVVAPAGVDIGGLGIEVMVGIGEGVPFEGVLRLAFPRPGFTPCTWLTTVSRDDLMERAAVLSSAKLSEIDDALRLAEQAQEQTPATTAKLSEIRDALRLGELG
- a CDS encoding outer membrane protein assembly factor BamB family protein, which codes for MNLRRTIAVLFGVALSVLMLVTPVSAQPIRTGVSTTYQINARHDGSLVDTAVGAPPLSKRWSRDLGGNVSYPIVAGGRVFATAASPNGYGTVLYAIDAATGQDAWAPVDLGGTYWWSALAYGGDRLYAQNYDGVLTAFDPASGKEIWTVTLPGQYSFTSPPTFADGVVYTGGSGSGGTLYAVDAVGGAVLWTRPVANGDNSSPAVTADGVYVSYACEQTYAFAPKSGDPIWHHETDCSGGGGRTPVLADGGVWVRDDGGMVPSVLNAADGKVRGTYEAAGWSPAPAFDGRQGYFVDEGVLQKRHSRTLATRWKFEGDGQISTAPIVVNGYVYVGSRSGRLWALNGATGQSVWSTDVGASIDEPDEHNVSEPLTGLGAGGGLVVVPATNLLVAYGQ
- a CDS encoding serine/threonine-protein kinase; this translates as MQVLEPGDPRRMGDFTLIGRLGAGGMGQVFLGRSAGGRAAAVKVVRAELAEVPEFRARFRQEVAALHRVGGEWTAPVLGADTEAAAPWVATEYVPGPSLHQVVESGYGPLPEATLHSLAGRLARVLRAVHGAGLVHRDVKPSNILLTVDGPRIIDFGIARALDTVAGSLRTSTGVVLGSPGFMSPEQVRGQRVTPAADIFSLGSVLVYAATGRLPFGSVELGLHALMFRIAEEEPDLTGVPQTLVGLVAACLAKDPQRRPTAEQLAVHTRTDADDGPWLPAELLAELGRLAARILVVETPPQGSPAPTRPKRWWRPALAGVVALAAVATGTALTLLQGGEKDSAAGGARSATASASHSGSPSTEPGITDGFVGAWEGVLKGDSALPKRVLRLEISPGRPGDKVAAYIDTGGDLQCTGRGRLLSADADTLVVGEGQVTAEVPQGRCTPLPQQTLRVQSRDVLVWKSGGLTADFYRSADGRNAVPDQYVGAWVPANMTYREKELIRITQGPVGGRLVRMSVTAAVQDGTEQYCDSTFVIGAVSPVLALSPAAYTAESGKDCRQPDSVSLTVGRDGRLLLFSMDADAEPGEYVRKS